The following are encoded in a window of Candidatus Nanopelagicales bacterium genomic DNA:
- the hpt gene encoding hypoxanthine phosphoribosyltransferase → MGDDLAHVLLSEAEIQTRINEIAAQIEVDYHGQDLLLVGVLKGAVMIMADLARTLTRSTEMDWMAVSSYGSGTKSSGVVRILKDLDNDIVGRNVLIVEDILDSGLTLSWLIKNLGSRGATSVEVFSLLRKPEAIKVEVNPKYVGFDIPNEFVVGYGLDYDQKYRNLRCVGTLAPHVYGA, encoded by the coding sequence ATTGGTGACGATCTTGCTCACGTACTTCTGAGCGAAGCCGAAATCCAAACGCGCATCAATGAAATTGCTGCGCAGATTGAGGTGGATTATCACGGTCAAGATCTGCTGCTGGTTGGTGTTCTCAAGGGTGCGGTCATGATCATGGCTGATCTTGCGCGCACGTTGACCCGAAGTACTGAGATGGACTGGATGGCAGTGTCGTCCTACGGCTCAGGCACGAAATCAAGCGGTGTGGTGCGTATTCTCAAGGACCTCGACAACGACATCGTGGGCCGCAATGTGCTCATCGTCGAAGACATCCTTGACTCAGGGCTGACCCTCTCGTGGCTGATCAAAAACCTAGGTTCGCGGGGCGCAACCTCAGTTGAAGTCTTCTCGCTCCTGCGCAAACCAGAAGCAATCAAAGTGGAAGTCAATCCAAAATATGTGGGCTTTGACATCCCTAATGAGTTTGTCGTGGGTTACGGCCTGGATTACGACCAGAAGTACCGTAACTTGCGGTGTGTGGGGACCCTGGCTCCGCACGTCTACGGCGCCTGA
- the pstC gene encoding phosphate ABC transporter permease subunit PstC: protein MATPDLQQRDLQAAATSHRGDRVFNRAITVAAFISLIILAGIAIFLGAQALPVFQELGFSFLTTTAWDLTTDPVSVGIFGMLYGSILLSVVALVIAVPASLLLSIFIVFLAPKKLASILTNSIDLMAAIPSVILGLWAFYVLNPQAEEWQRLLNEYLGWIPFFENASGNFLGTPFIAGFVLAIMVIPITTSVTREVLGRTPPDLINAAEALGCSMWTMLRYVALPYGRGGIVGGVMLGLGRALGETIAVFFVLKLVYDTNWYHVIESGGGSVATLIVSRFGEASGPFEVQLLLAAGFFLFLMTLIVNMIANLIVSRTGRLKK from the coding sequence ATGGCCACTCCGGACCTTCAGCAGCGCGATCTTCAGGCGGCAGCGACCTCGCATCGTGGCGACCGGGTGTTTAATCGCGCCATTACGGTTGCGGCCTTTATTTCGCTCATCATCTTGGCGGGCATCGCCATCTTCTTGGGTGCCCAAGCACTTCCTGTGTTTCAAGAGCTCGGCTTCAGCTTCCTCACCACCACAGCGTGGGATCTCACGACTGATCCGGTATCCGTTGGCATTTTCGGCATGCTGTACGGCTCGATCTTGCTTTCGGTAGTGGCCCTGGTCATTGCGGTCCCGGCATCTCTGTTGCTTTCAATTTTTATCGTGTTTCTTGCGCCAAAGAAGCTTGCCTCGATTTTGACTAACTCAATCGACCTCATGGCAGCTATTCCTTCGGTGATTTTGGGTTTGTGGGCCTTCTATGTTTTGAATCCTCAAGCTGAAGAGTGGCAACGACTACTCAACGAATATTTGGGTTGGATTCCATTCTTTGAAAACGCATCTGGCAACTTCTTAGGAACGCCATTCATCGCGGGTTTTGTGCTTGCCATCATGGTGATTCCGATTACAACGTCGGTTACGCGCGAAGTACTTGGTCGCACACCACCGGATTTGATCAACGCAGCTGAAGCGCTTGGTTGCTCAATGTGGACAATGCTTCGCTATGTCGCTCTGCCTTATGGCCGCGGCGGCATCGTTGGTGGTGTGATGCTCGGCCTTGGCCGCGCTTTGGGTGAGACCATTGCAGTGTTCTTCGTACTCAAGCTCGTGTACGACACGAACTGGTACCACGTCATCGAATCAGGTGGCGGTTCTGTCGCAACGTTGATCGTTTCCCGCTTTGGTGAAGCCTCCGGTCCATTCGAAGTTCAGTTGCTCCTCGCTGCTGGCTTCTTCTTGTTCCTCATGACTCTCATCGTCAACATGATCGCCAACCTCATTGTGAGCCGGACAGGACGGTTGAAGAAGTGA
- the pstB gene encoding phosphate ABC transporter ATP-binding protein PstB, giving the protein MSTAEFEKSVVALEQEFNDEAEIRPVELEARDISIWFNTRKVLEGVNMKFEKNTVTALIGPSGCGKSTFIRTLNRLHELLPGAALAGEVLYEGQDIYGPTVDPVHIRLNIGMVFQKPNPFPSMTIRGNVLSGLKLSGMKRSNHDEIVEQTLTSAGLWNEVKDRLDHAAGELSGGQQQRLVIARALAVNPHVLLMDEPCSALDPASTLKIEETIRELSKDITIVIVTHNMQQAVRVADNTAFFLAAEGEPGHVVEQGKTTDIFGNPQDQRTLDYVNGRFG; this is encoded by the coding sequence ATGTCAACAGCAGAGTTCGAGAAGAGCGTTGTCGCGTTGGAGCAGGAATTCAACGACGAGGCTGAGATTCGTCCGGTTGAGCTCGAAGCGCGCGACATCAGCATTTGGTTCAACACCCGCAAGGTGCTTGAAGGCGTCAACATGAAGTTCGAGAAGAACACTGTGACGGCACTGATCGGACCGTCAGGTTGTGGCAAGTCAACCTTCATCCGTACGCTCAACCGTTTGCACGAGTTGCTTCCAGGTGCGGCGCTTGCTGGTGAAGTGCTGTACGAAGGTCAAGATATTTATGGCCCAACGGTTGATCCAGTGCACATTCGCCTGAATATCGGCATGGTCTTCCAGAAGCCAAATCCATTCCCATCAATGACCATTCGTGGCAACGTGCTTTCGGGCCTGAAGCTTTCCGGCATGAAGCGCAGCAATCACGATGAAATCGTTGAGCAGACTCTTACTTCTGCAGGCTTGTGGAATGAAGTGAAGGATCGCCTTGATCATGCAGCGGGTGAGCTTTCGGGCGGTCAGCAGCAGCGTCTTGTGATTGCACGAGCACTTGCTGTGAATCCACATGTGTTGTTGATGGACGAGCCTTGTTCCGCTCTTGACCCAGCATCAACACTGAAGATCGAAGAAACCATTCGTGAATTGTCAAAGGACATCACCATCGTCATCGTTACGCACAATATGCAACAGGCTGTTCGTGTCGCGGATAACACGGCCTTCTTCCTCGCAGCTGAGGGTGAACCAGGTCATGTAGTTGAGCAAGGTAAAACAACTGACATTTTCGGCAACCCACAAGATCAGCGCACCCTTGACTACGTCAACGGTCGTTTCGGGTAA
- a CDS encoding substrate-binding domain-containing protein: MRRTLVAIATTALAASAIAVAAPAQAAETISGGGASFPYPFISQCAADFNASQKNFTINYTSTGSGTGKSNFTKGTFAYGQTDSAYTSGEPTFDWTYVPNIGGALAFPINLKNAKTGKTLGSSIQLKRTTLSKIMAGAITKWNDKEILATNARIAASIPAQNITVVYRSGNSGTSNNTLQYLNAFAPSIWSKVQDDFSTAFPGGKPPASSLAGKDNATIIATIDATSGAIGAVDFGDAKGYPVARIENALGEFIAPSAASAAKNLATQTNLNSRGLVALDYNVKAKGAYPMAIFSYGIARTDGKGPNGLGVRQFQDYLIQKCGPSRAAQLGYVPVAGAVLAKAKALVANIK, from the coding sequence GTGCGTCGCACTCTCGTAGCTATTGCAACGACAGCCCTTGCTGCTTCAGCAATTGCCGTTGCAGCACCTGCTCAGGCAGCAGAGACCATCAGTGGTGGTGGAGCTTCATTCCCATACCCATTCATTTCCCAGTGCGCGGCTGATTTCAACGCCTCGCAGAAAAACTTCACGATCAACTACACCTCAACGGGCTCAGGCACCGGTAAGAGTAACTTCACCAAGGGCACCTTTGCCTATGGTCAGACCGACTCCGCGTACACAAGTGGCGAGCCAACCTTCGATTGGACCTACGTTCCAAACATCGGTGGCGCGCTTGCTTTCCCAATCAACTTGAAGAACGCCAAGACCGGCAAGACCCTTGGTTCATCAATCCAGTTGAAGCGCACCACACTCAGCAAGATCATGGCTGGCGCAATCACGAAGTGGAATGACAAGGAAATCCTTGCTACCAATGCTCGCATTGCGGCTTCGATCCCAGCTCAGAACATCACTGTGGTCTACCGCTCAGGCAACTCAGGTACTTCAAACAACACCCTGCAGTATTTGAACGCTTTTGCGCCAAGCATCTGGAGCAAGGTTCAAGATGACTTCTCAACTGCATTCCCAGGCGGCAAGCCACCTGCCAGTTCATTGGCTGGCAAGGACAACGCCACCATCATCGCGACGATTGATGCCACTTCAGGAGCAATCGGTGCTGTTGACTTCGGCGACGCAAAGGGCTACCCAGTAGCTCGCATTGAAAACGCTCTTGGCGAATTCATTGCTCCTTCAGCCGCATCAGCAGCGAAGAACCTTGCAACTCAAACCAACCTGAACTCACGTGGCTTGGTTGCACTTGACTACAACGTCAAGGCCAAGGGCGCGTACCCAATGGCGATCTTCAGCTACGGCATTGCTCGCACCGATGGCAAGGGACCTAACGGTCTGGGTGTTCGTCAGTTCCAGGATTACTTGATCCAGAAGTGTGGACCTTCGCGTGCAGCACAGCTTGGTTACGTTCCAGTTGCTGGCGCAGTGCTCGCAAAGGCAAAGGCACTTGTAGCAAATATCAAGTAG
- the dacB gene encoding D-alanyl-D-alanine carboxypeptidase/D-alanyl-D-alanine-endopeptidase: MTHKRKMALFLGFLLLWCASPITQSLASAADDSSLVLNPIPVVGSKAPTPTAAGLTAALSATVKRPALGTVGAWVGDPATGDMLFDSQGSTALLPASTLKLLTAVTALKLLTPTHRIATRVVVEGSTLTLIGGGDPMLASSGPGASLTSLATQVAKQVQSAPVLVNYDSSLFTGRKLGPGWSASFPAAGVAAPVAALMVDQGRVNPRGNSRVDDPAKYAAQLFVKALRKSGVKVNIGVEAKAPISGTQIAKVESAPVQQLVNHMLTDSDNDLAESLAHLSGVAQSGTGSFASGAAAMKSAATELGIPVQGMQLSDGSGLSSKNRIAPQTLGKILVLAANGSFDGIAPALAVAGFTGTLADRFTSGSQKVAAGFVRAKTGTLRSAVALAGMVPDVQGRVLVFAILANDIASIAKARNAVDQFATKLRLCGCV, from the coding sequence GTGACACATAAGCGAAAAATGGCGCTATTTCTAGGGTTTTTGCTGTTGTGGTGTGCGTCACCCATCACGCAATCGCTTGCATCTGCGGCTGATGACTCCTCGTTAGTGCTGAACCCAATCCCAGTTGTCGGTAGCAAAGCACCGACCCCAACCGCTGCAGGTCTAACAGCGGCGCTGAGTGCCACGGTGAAGCGTCCAGCCTTGGGCACTGTTGGCGCTTGGGTCGGGGACCCGGCCACGGGGGACATGCTTTTTGATTCACAAGGTTCGACTGCGTTGCTCCCTGCATCAACATTGAAGTTATTGACCGCAGTAACAGCACTCAAGTTACTCACACCTACACATCGCATTGCTACTCGCGTCGTGGTTGAAGGTTCAACACTGACGCTGATCGGCGGCGGTGACCCAATGCTCGCAAGTTCCGGTCCAGGAGCGTCACTGACGTCCTTGGCCACTCAAGTCGCCAAGCAAGTGCAGTCAGCTCCAGTGCTTGTGAACTACGACAGTTCACTTTTTACTGGCCGTAAGTTGGGCCCAGGCTGGTCAGCGTCATTTCCTGCTGCTGGTGTTGCAGCTCCTGTCGCGGCATTGATGGTTGACCAAGGTCGTGTCAATCCGCGCGGTAATTCACGCGTTGATGACCCAGCGAAGTACGCCGCTCAATTATTTGTGAAGGCTCTGCGTAAAAGTGGAGTGAAAGTGAACATCGGTGTGGAGGCCAAAGCGCCAATCAGCGGAACGCAAATTGCCAAGGTTGAGTCAGCGCCGGTTCAACAGCTGGTCAATCACATGCTCACAGATTCGGATAATGACTTAGCAGAGTCACTTGCTCATCTGTCTGGTGTTGCGCAGTCGGGAACAGGAAGCTTCGCAAGTGGTGCAGCTGCGATGAAGAGTGCGGCGACAGAACTGGGTATTCCGGTGCAAGGCATGCAGCTGTCCGACGGCAGCGGTCTGTCGAGTAAGAATCGAATTGCGCCACAAACGCTTGGAAAGATTCTCGTTCTTGCAGCCAATGGATCATTTGATGGCATCGCACCAGCGTTAGCAGTCGCAGGATTTACTGGGACGTTGGCTGATCGGTTTACTTCAGGATCTCAAAAGGTGGCCGCTGGTTTCGTCCGTGCGAAAACTGGAACATTGCGATCAGCAGTCGCGCTCGCAGGAATGGTTCCAGATGTTCAAGGACGAGTGCTGGTGTTCGCGATTCTCGCCAATGACATTGCCTCTATTGCAAAAGCACGAAACGCCGTTGATCAATTCGCGACGAAACTACGTCTGTGCGGATGCGTGTAA
- a CDS encoding histidine phosphatase family protein, whose amino-acid sequence MTGQIFLIRHGETEWSVSGKHTGSTDILLTSTGEDSARKLASTVPKNPDLVLSSPLTRAQHTASLAGLVVTRTEPNLTEWNYGEFEGRTTAEIRAERNENSWLIWDSPIPNGEQLSDVATRVDRVIAESLPTVLAGGTVVLVAHGHVLRILTARWLGLSPIHARYFALSPATISTLGFEHEQHVITKWNSLT is encoded by the coding sequence ATGACAGGGCAGATATTTTTGATTCGCCACGGCGAAACTGAGTGGAGCGTGTCGGGAAAACACACTGGTAGCACTGACATTTTGCTCACCTCCACGGGTGAGGACTCTGCAAGGAAACTCGCAAGCACTGTTCCCAAAAATCCTGATCTCGTTTTGAGTAGTCCGCTCACTCGCGCACAGCACACCGCATCGCTCGCAGGACTGGTCGTCACTCGAACTGAACCTAATCTGACCGAGTGGAACTATGGCGAATTTGAAGGTCGCACTACTGCTGAGATTCGCGCTGAACGCAACGAAAATTCTTGGCTCATTTGGGACTCACCGATTCCAAATGGTGAACAACTCAGCGATGTTGCAACTCGCGTTGATCGTGTAATCGCTGAGTCACTTCCTACCGTGCTCGCTGGCGGAACGGTAGTGCTCGTTGCTCATGGTCATGTATTGCGCATCCTCACGGCACGGTGGCTGGGTCTTTCCCCAATCCATGCCCGCTACTTCGCTCTCTCCCCTGCCACGATTTCCACCTTGGGCTTTGAACATGAACAACACGTGATCACCAAATGGAACTCCCTTACGTAG
- a CDS encoding DsbA family oxidoreductase, producing the protein MQIEMWSDLVCPWCFIGKRQLEIALELFPHRDQVTINHRAYQLNPHAEPTTTPTTQMLADKYGVSLDEANVMLRNVSDAAKSVGLNYQLERTLSGNTRDGHRLVLWAQRIDHTRGQQLLEILLSAYFERGESIFGHETLAAFAPLAGFDATEALTFLHSNDLIDAVRRDQEIAQALGCTGVPFFVIDDRFGVTGAQSSELFASALQQAWDSRNTHP; encoded by the coding sequence ATGCAGATTGAAATGTGGTCAGACTTGGTGTGCCCCTGGTGCTTTATCGGCAAGCGCCAGCTAGAAATCGCCCTCGAGCTGTTCCCCCACCGTGATCAGGTCACCATCAACCATCGGGCTTATCAACTCAATCCCCATGCCGAGCCCACGACCACGCCAACCACACAAATGCTTGCCGATAAATATGGCGTGAGCCTTGACGAAGCCAACGTAATGCTGCGCAATGTCAGCGATGCCGCCAAAAGCGTTGGACTCAACTACCAGCTTGAACGAACACTGAGCGGTAATACTCGCGATGGCCATCGACTCGTGCTGTGGGCGCAGCGCATTGATCACACTCGCGGGCAGCAACTTCTCGAGATTTTGCTCAGTGCTTATTTCGAACGCGGTGAATCCATTTTCGGTCATGAAACTCTCGCCGCCTTTGCGCCGCTTGCAGGTTTCGATGCGACAGAAGCGCTGACCTTCCTGCACTCGAATGACTTGATTGATGCTGTTCGTCGTGATCAGGAAATTGCACAAGCACTTGGCTGCACAGGTGTTCCATTTTTTGTGATTGACGATCGCTTCGGTGTTACCGGAGCACAGTCGAGTGAGCTCTTTGCATCGGCATTGCAGCAAGCCTGGGACTCAAGAAACACGCACCCATGA
- the pstA gene encoding phosphate ABC transporter permease PstA translates to MTTLFDPSRIPTLQQQERTRPWSKRTKKFDVSVALAVIVPLLIVVAMFQFSDIPDALVMVIYLPLQLIASGIAAYLTKGKRGIGDSLIIVNAIGASIFSFVVIISVIWSLLSHGIKALSIPFLTQNSTYISPSTPLEYGGIAHAALGTLLIVAISALIAVPIGIATAIYITEVRGRAVPYVRFFVQSMSGVPSVVAGLFILTTLILTGAINTSAFAGGLAYAILMLPTVARTAEEVLRLVPDDLRTGALALGSTRARTVFQVVLPAAKTGIVTAIILGVARVIGETAPLLMTAGKNDATVTNPFSDPISTLPVSIFENVAQPYPDAVTRAWGSALILMVVVAILFTAARLIGRNKVK, encoded by the coding sequence GTGACGACACTATTTGATCCTTCAAGAATTCCGACCTTGCAACAGCAAGAACGCACCCGACCATGGAGCAAGCGCACCAAAAAATTTGATGTGTCTGTCGCTCTAGCTGTAATCGTGCCGTTGCTCATCGTCGTAGCGATGTTCCAGTTCAGTGATATCCCCGACGCCTTGGTCATGGTGATTTACCTGCCGCTTCAGCTCATTGCCTCAGGTATTGCCGCCTACCTCACTAAAGGCAAGCGCGGCATTGGTGACTCGCTCATCATTGTGAATGCCATTGGTGCATCGATCTTCAGTTTTGTGGTCATCATTTCGGTGATCTGGTCATTGCTCTCGCACGGCATAAAAGCCCTGTCGATTCCTTTCCTGACCCAAAATTCGACCTACATCAGTCCATCAACACCGCTTGAGTACGGTGGAATTGCCCATGCCGCGCTCGGTACGTTGTTGATTGTCGCAATCTCTGCATTGATCGCTGTGCCAATTGGCATTGCCACGGCGATCTACATCACTGAAGTCCGTGGCAGGGCAGTTCCTTACGTTCGCTTCTTCGTGCAGTCGATGTCGGGTGTGCCTTCCGTAGTTGCTGGCTTGTTCATCCTTACGACCTTGATCTTGACTGGCGCCATCAACACCAGCGCCTTTGCTGGCGGATTGGCTTACGCGATTTTAATGCTGCCAACGGTTGCTCGTACCGCAGAAGAAGTGTTGCGCTTGGTCCCAGACGACCTTCGCACCGGAGCCCTTGCACTCGGCTCGACTCGCGCGCGCACTGTTTTCCAGGTTGTGCTTCCTGCCGCCAAGACAGGCATTGTCACTGCGATCATCCTTGGCGTTGCTCGAGTGATCGGTGAAACTGCCCCGCTCCTGATGACTGCTGGAAAGAACGACGCAACGGTGACGAATCCTTTCTCAGATCCGATCAGCACACTGCCTGTGTCGATCTTTGAAAACGTAGCTCAGCCTTATCCCGATGCAGTTACACGCGCTTGGGGCTCGGCGTTGATTTTGATGGTGGTAGTTGCAATTTTGTTCACGGCTGCGCGGCTCATCGGTCGCAACAAAGTTAAGTAA
- a CDS encoding inorganic diphosphatase, with translation MNPLVFDVTIEIPAGSRNKYEVDHETGRIRLDRMLFTSTRYPHDYGFIDDTLGQDGDPLDALVMTQEPTYPGVVIRCRAIGMFRMTDEAGGDDKVLCVPAGDPRLEHLRDIHHVSEFDRLEIQHFFEVYKDLEPGKSVEGADWEGRVEAEAEIVASQGRYVPGSHKH, from the coding sequence ATGAACCCCTTGGTATTCGACGTCACGATTGAAATTCCCGCAGGTAGCCGCAATAAGTATGAGGTAGACCACGAGACCGGCCGTATTCGCTTGGACCGCATGCTCTTCACCTCAACTCGTTACCCACATGACTATGGCTTCATCGATGACACCTTGGGTCAAGACGGCGATCCACTCGACGCACTTGTGATGACTCAGGAACCCACCTACCCGGGCGTTGTCATTCGTTGCCGCGCTATCGGCATGTTCCGCATGACCGACGAAGCAGGCGGCGATGACAAGGTGCTGTGTGTACCCGCTGGTGACCCACGCCTTGAACACCTTCGCGATATTCACCATGTTTCTGAATTCGATCGTCTCGAAATTCAGCACTTCTTCGAGGTCTACAAGGATCTTGAGCCAGGTAAGAGCGTTGAAGGTGCTGACTGGGAAGGTCGCGTTGAGGCAGAAGCAGAAATCGTTGCTTCACAGGGCCGTTATGTACCGGGAAGTCACAAGCACTAA
- the tilS gene encoding tRNA lysidine(34) synthetase TilS yields MRVTMGEDIPERHWASSQTLTVRSAVHESLANIGSGSTIIVACSGGPDSLALAAAAAFVGKQREISVIAVIVDHQLQDASAEVAQAAAAACIEFGIDSVVVAEVAVNGDGGPEAAARRARYEALEAMAAKYQASCILLGHTQDDQAETVLLRLARGSGTRSIAAMQFRNGLLVRPLLQVSRAVVHASAKDVCSAIGVVPWSDPHNLDPRFTRVRVRAAFEGLEEALGAGFVAGLARSALLASDDADALDQWAAQEFDSLVTFDDCSMSVGIDDFQLLPSAIRSRMIRRMCMDLGAGSDAVTLGHVQAVDALITQWRGQGPVSLPARVLACREYGRLTLTSPKSTLNAGDPLAT; encoded by the coding sequence ATGCGTGTAACTATGGGCGAAGATATTCCTGAGCGCCATTGGGCATCATCACAGACCTTGACCGTGCGTTCTGCGGTTCACGAGTCACTCGCCAATATTGGATCTGGTTCAACAATCATCGTTGCCTGCTCAGGAGGCCCAGATTCATTGGCATTAGCAGCGGCTGCTGCTTTTGTGGGCAAACAACGCGAAATTTCGGTGATAGCGGTCATCGTTGATCATCAGTTGCAAGACGCGTCAGCAGAGGTTGCTCAAGCTGCAGCAGCTGCGTGTATTGAGTTCGGAATTGATTCCGTCGTCGTTGCTGAAGTCGCAGTGAACGGGGATGGCGGACCGGAGGCAGCAGCGCGTCGAGCGCGCTATGAAGCTTTAGAAGCAATGGCTGCGAAATATCAAGCCTCGTGCATTCTGCTTGGGCACACGCAAGATGACCAGGCTGAAACTGTGTTGTTGCGATTGGCAAGAGGATCTGGGACCAGATCGATTGCCGCGATGCAGTTTCGCAATGGATTACTTGTGCGTCCGCTCTTGCAGGTCTCGCGCGCAGTGGTACATGCAAGTGCCAAAGATGTGTGTTCCGCAATTGGTGTGGTTCCGTGGAGTGATCCGCACAATCTTGACCCTCGATTCACGCGAGTGCGAGTTCGCGCTGCCTTTGAAGGGCTGGAGGAAGCCTTAGGTGCGGGGTTTGTTGCGGGGTTGGCGCGATCGGCGCTATTAGCCAGTGATGATGCTGACGCTTTAGATCAATGGGCCGCGCAGGAGTTTGATTCGCTGGTCACTTTCGATGATTGCTCGATGAGCGTCGGTATAGATGATTTTCAATTGCTCCCATCCGCTATCCGTTCCCGAATGATTCGTCGTATGTGTATGGATCTGGGAGCTGGCAGCGACGCAGTCACTTTGGGTCATGTGCAGGCAGTAGATGCACTTATTACCCAATGGCGAGGCCAAGGTCCAGTGAGTTTGCCAGCCCGTGTGCTTGCCTGTCGTGAATATGGAAGGCTGACCCTTACCTCGCCTAAATCAACCCTCAACGCAGGAGACCCCCTTGCTACCTGA
- a CDS encoding substrate-binding domain-containing protein, with translation MSRKNSRGVALTAFFAVPLAAAALILSACTPPLPPDVLAAQAEANITCQTGSVDVGAPEMFFGAVDAVGQSLTTTCPDQAVVEVAADQPAPVQLVDVRPSPALLASFKASSCVSGTTLVVPAFTYPVTMALNEPGLEGIQLSPKAIAGILSGTVKTWDDPLITASNEGLLLDGLPPLQLVTSKFDQGSVQAMTAWLSATAPDTWKQGTVGTLSAGESFDTVADLVTSITSNEGQIAILPVTTANNNVLGMASLPAGPNTDIWVTAEDIQLAKVGSAAMTDQTSTLAGSESKDMLVYGPGLGGVPVEGQFDIAASKIVLSEGQELIGWPVMGVAHLLVCNDKANPLPLSFAQYLVRLAGQGSLEAFGVTPLPEPIRIKTFAPLQVNAAANAGSNE, from the coding sequence ATGTCTCGTAAGAATTCACGGGGCGTCGCCCTCACTGCGTTTTTTGCAGTGCCATTGGCTGCAGCAGCACTGATCCTTAGTGCGTGCACGCCACCTCTTCCACCAGATGTGTTGGCAGCTCAGGCGGAAGCAAACATCACTTGCCAAACAGGCAGCGTTGATGTGGGAGCTCCTGAAATGTTTTTCGGTGCTGTTGATGCTGTTGGTCAGTCACTCACCACCACGTGCCCAGACCAGGCGGTGGTTGAAGTGGCAGCAGATCAGCCCGCACCGGTGCAATTAGTTGACGTGCGTCCTTCACCTGCATTACTGGCTTCTTTTAAAGCATCGAGTTGTGTATCAGGAACCACACTTGTTGTTCCTGCTTTCACTTATCCGGTAACCATGGCATTAAATGAACCAGGACTTGAAGGCATTCAATTATCGCCAAAAGCAATTGCTGGAATCCTCAGCGGTACGGTCAAGACTTGGGACGATCCACTGATTACTGCATCAAATGAAGGGTTGCTCCTTGATGGGCTTCCACCACTGCAATTGGTGACGTCGAAGTTTGATCAAGGCAGTGTCCAGGCAATGACAGCCTGGCTTAGTGCAACAGCCCCAGACACTTGGAAGCAAGGCACCGTTGGCACTCTGTCGGCCGGTGAATCCTTCGACACGGTTGCCGATCTGGTTACTTCAATTACCTCGAATGAAGGACAAATCGCGATTTTGCCAGTCACCACCGCGAATAACAACGTATTGGGTATGGCATCCCTGCCGGCGGGACCTAATACCGACATCTGGGTCACCGCTGAAGATATTCAGTTAGCCAAGGTCGGATCAGCAGCTATGACAGACCAGACCAGCACACTTGCTGGCAGCGAATCCAAAGACATGCTTGTTTATGGGCCAGGTCTAGGCGGCGTTCCAGTTGAAGGTCAGTTCGATATTGCTGCTTCAAAGATTGTGCTGAGCGAGGGACAAGAACTTATTGGTTGGCCCGTGATGGGTGTCGCGCACCTTTTGGTGTGCAACGACAAAGCCAACCCCCTGCCTCTCTCGTTTGCGCAATATCTCGTACGCCTAGCTGGTCAAGGTTCGCTTGAAGCCTTTGGTGTGACGCCACTGCCAGAACCAATTCGCATCAAGACTTTTGCGCCGCTTCAGGTGAATGCTGCGGCCAATGCTGGTTCGAACGAGTAG